Proteins from one Mesorhizobium sp. M9A.F.Ca.ET.002.03.1.2 genomic window:
- a CDS encoding type II CAAX endopeptidase family protein, translating into MTIDPDAFERYRRSPNAKTTLPRLLLGTAIVTLFWVATTMVVLLGGGYLFALWQASSGTVQDFMASPAGILAALASFAGIWIGLWTAMRWVHREPLMALIGTSGRVSRSGFLKGLAAVLLTSLLSEILLYLLQPDIARGAIALSSWLLFLIPIVALTLLQTSSEEVLFRGYLLRGLANRLQNPLIWALLPGLLFTSMHWTPGSTAAINACVLASIAAFALLLTLVVYATGNLGAAFGAHLGNNLTGFLLISHQQSYNSFALFNAKPLEGPGWTTLDAVLIAAIGIVCSLLTILLLLHPRSPLKVEPDISHPSGSSLPAD; encoded by the coding sequence GTGACGATCGATCCAGATGCCTTCGAGCGTTACCGCCGCTCTCCCAACGCCAAGACGACCTTGCCGCGCTTGTTGCTCGGAACGGCGATTGTCACCCTGTTCTGGGTCGCGACGACCATGGTCGTGCTGCTCGGCGGCGGCTATCTTTTCGCGCTGTGGCAGGCATCATCGGGTACGGTGCAGGACTTCATGGCGTCGCCAGCCGGGATTCTTGCCGCGCTCGCCTCCTTCGCCGGCATCTGGATCGGCCTGTGGACTGCCATGCGCTGGGTCCATCGCGAGCCGCTGATGGCGCTGATCGGCACCAGCGGCCGGGTTTCGCGCTCGGGATTCCTTAAGGGACTGGCTGCGGTGCTGCTCACATCGCTGCTCTCCGAGATCCTGCTCTATCTCTTGCAGCCCGACATTGCGCGCGGTGCGATCGCCCTGTCGTCCTGGCTGCTGTTTCTTATCCCGATCGTTGCGCTGACCCTGCTGCAGACCTCGTCCGAGGAAGTGCTGTTCCGCGGCTATCTCTTGAGGGGCCTAGCCAATCGGTTACAAAATCCCCTCATCTGGGCGCTGCTGCCAGGACTTTTGTTCACTTCAATGCATTGGACCCCCGGCTCGACTGCTGCCATCAACGCCTGCGTGCTGGCCTCGATCGCCGCCTTTGCGCTGCTGCTGACGCTTGTGGTCTACGCCACGGGCAATCTCGGTGCTGCCTTTGGCGCCCATCTCGGCAACAACCTGACCGGTTTCCTGCTGATTTCGCATCAGCAAAGCTATAATTCGTTCGCCCTGTTCAATGCCAAGCCGCTCGAAGGCCCCGGCTGGACGACGCTTGACGCCGTCCTCATCGCGGCGATCGGCATCGTCTGCAGCCTGTTGACGATCCTGCTTCTGCTTCATCCGCGCTCGCCGCTGAAGGTCGAGCCGGATATTTCACACCCCAGCGGATCAAGCTTGCCGGCCGATTAA